A stretch of the Chanos chanos chromosome 1, fChaCha1.1, whole genome shotgun sequence genome encodes the following:
- the LOC115804671 gene encoding LOW QUALITY PROTEIN: alpha-1,3-galactosyltransferase 2-like (The sequence of the model RefSeq protein was modified relative to this genomic sequence to represent the inferred CDS: inserted 2 bases in 1 codon; substituted 1 base at 1 genomic stop codon), protein MWEGMFNPKLYDKYHKTHSTKVAMTVFAYGKYLDAYLRIFLISAELHFIVGFPVTXYVFTDVPDIQLAQDRKLKVRKIQKHDHWPDISMMRIIADFIKSELHDPKQFFFYMDVDQEFVGRFGSEALGDSVALLHAPFFERSLQEFPYDRDPKSRAYINEGDFYYHAAIFGGSLQTXKLTEACDEAIMADKENGVLALWQDESHLDKYFWINKPSKLLSPEYCWDRSIGDRRDIVVERLMWAPKDYERLRTYG, encoded by the exons ATGTGGGAAGGGATGTTTAACCCAAAACTCTATGACAAGTACCACAAAACACATAGCACCAAAGTAGCAATGACAGTATTTGCTTATGGAAA GTACCTGGATGCTTACCTCAGAATATTTTTAATATCAGCAGAACTCCATTTCATAGTGGGTTTTCCAGTGAC TTATGTGTTCACTGATGTCCCAGATATTCAGCTGGCACAAGATCGAAAACTGAAAGTCAGAAAGATACAGAAGCATGACCACTGGCCGGACATTTCCATGATGCGAATTATTGCAGATTTCATAAAGAGTGAGCTCCATGACccaaagcagttttttttctatatGGATGTTGACCAGGAGTTTGTAGGAAGGTTTGGCTCAGAGGCTCTAGGAGACTCTGTGGCCTTGCTTCATGCCCCTTTTTTTGAGAGGAGCCTACAAGAATTCCCATATGACCGTGATCCAAAATCAAGGGCTTACATTAATGAAGGGGACTTCTACTACCATGCTGCTATATTTGGTGGCTCATTGCAAACCTAAAAGCTGACAGAAGCATGTGATGAGGCTATAATGGCAGATAAAGAAAATGGAGTTCTAGCCCTTTGGCAAGATGAAAGCCACCTCGACAAATATTTCTGGATCAACAAGCCAAGCAAATTACTTTCCCCAGAATACTGCTGGGACAGGAGTATTGGTGATCGAAGAGACATTGTTGTTGAGCGACTTATGTGGGCACCAAAGGACTACGAACGACTAAGGACTTACGGTTAA